A stretch of Fundicoccus culcitae DNA encodes these proteins:
- a CDS encoding TIGR02678 family protein produces the protein MTILESLFKERWILKRTNKTLYYTIRDQVGNYQKFLNEKLGYRVIITPELVKLEKIPGVARAWMGIQDFSTALEYQFFCLVLMFLEDKETGQQFILSELTEFIRHHYPTEPIKWEDYTKRRLLVRVMKYCFQEELIIEQDGTVGDYLSDYEADILYTNTGISRYYMRQLTQSIQSLASLEADDFGHVQMEADRGLLRRQRVYRKLILEPAVKMEHNQDEDYLYIKNYRSVIEHDFQTYFDVRLDIHRNSAYLVMNEAANLGEVFPDRSNLSEIILLINTAIRHQVLTGDWQLDNNDCIEVTQSSFESLISQVKYQWNERFTKKIQALSLKDLAEQIMQRMTSLNFIYWDEDLRQITIFPICGKIVGEYVEGEFDDE, from the coding sequence ATGACAATTTTAGAATCACTTTTTAAAGAACGTTGGATTTTAAAACGAACCAATAAAACATTGTATTACACCATTCGGGATCAAGTGGGTAATTATCAAAAATTTTTAAATGAAAAGCTAGGCTACCGCGTCATTATTACACCTGAATTGGTAAAGCTAGAAAAAATTCCAGGTGTTGCTCGAGCCTGGATGGGGATTCAGGACTTTTCAACGGCTTTAGAATACCAATTCTTTTGTTTAGTTTTAATGTTTCTAGAGGATAAGGAAACGGGTCAACAATTTATTTTATCAGAGTTAACCGAATTTATTCGTCACCATTATCCTACAGAACCCATCAAATGGGAAGATTATACCAAAAGACGCTTACTTGTTAGGGTGATGAAGTATTGCTTCCAAGAAGAGTTGATTATTGAACAAGATGGAACGGTTGGCGATTACTTAAGTGATTATGAAGCAGATATTTTATATACTAACACTGGCATCTCACGTTATTATATGCGTCAGCTTACACAATCTATCCAATCTCTGGCTTCCTTAGAAGCAGATGATTTTGGTCATGTCCAAATGGAAGCAGACCGTGGTTTGTTAAGACGACAACGTGTGTACCGCAAACTTATTTTAGAGCCAGCTGTTAAAATGGAGCATAATCAAGATGAAGACTATCTCTATATCAAAAATTATCGATCGGTGATTGAACACGATTTCCAAACTTACTTTGATGTTCGTTTAGATATTCATCGCAATAGTGCTTATCTGGTGATGAATGAAGCTGCCAACTTAGGCGAGGTTTTTCCAGACCGTTCAAACTTAAGTGAGATTATTTTATTAATAAATACCGCTATACGCCATCAAGTCCTAACGGGAGACTGGCAATTAGATAATAATGATTGCATTGAAGTGACCCAATCCTCTTTTGAAAGTCTAATCAGTCAAGTGAAATACCAATGGAATGAGCGCTTTACTAAGAAAATACAAGCATTATCACTTAAAGATTTAGCGGAGCAAATTATGCAACGCATGACCAGTTTAAACTTTATCTATTGGGATGAAGACTTGCGCCAAATAACGATTTTCCCTATTTGTGGAAAAATTGTCGGAGAGTATGTTGAAGGAGAATTTGATGATGAGTGA
- the mscL gene encoding large conductance mechanosensitive channel protein MscL: protein MWKEFKKFIANESIVTMATGIIMGAAFTSIVTSLVEDIFMPIIVALTGQADVSALTISIGNTTLGIGSFIQAIINFVLIAALLYVTLKALGKAQGKNLVGGDEPAPAGPTETELLQEILTELKRK, encoded by the coding sequence ATGTGGAAAGAATTTAAGAAATTTATCGCTAACGAAAGCATTGTCACTATGGCTACTGGTATTATTATGGGGGCTGCTTTTACAAGTATTGTAACCAGCTTAGTTGAAGATATTTTCATGCCAATCATTGTTGCCCTAACCGGTCAAGCAGATGTCTCTGCGCTCACTATTTCAATTGGAAATACGACCCTTGGAATCGGATCATTTATTCAAGCAATTATTAACTTTGTTTTAATTGCCGCCCTTTTATATGTTACTCTTAAAGCCCTCGGCAAAGCCCAAGGTAAAAACTTGGTCGGTGGCGATGAACCTGCACCGGCTGGTCCAACCGAAACCGAATTACTCCAAGAAATCTTAACCGAATTAAAACGCAAATAA
- a CDS encoding YesL family protein, with translation MNRIFSVDGQVFRFLSAAYQLLVLNLITLLFCLPIVTIFGSISAAFHVLFEIEEQQEVPVWQLFWQHFKANLLVSSLINLYVFLVIGGLGVLIYVLGDTVASFPLLLAMAFSLIVALTVAMTLGKEAGTLRELLNRSLVLDLKYTGFFALAFSLFVIWFLVPIFLPRLGFLWFFFAFSLPMFISSKIYSYTLKHLTDKIQE, from the coding sequence ATGAATCGAATTTTTAGTGTAGACGGGCAGGTATTTCGCTTTTTGTCGGCGGCTTATCAATTGTTGGTTTTGAACTTGATTACCTTGCTGTTTTGTTTACCCATTGTCACAATATTCGGATCGATTAGCGCTGCCTTCCATGTCCTGTTTGAAATTGAAGAACAGCAGGAAGTACCGGTGTGGCAGCTTTTCTGGCAGCATTTCAAAGCGAATTTGCTTGTGAGCAGCTTGATTAACTTATATGTGTTTTTGGTCATTGGCGGCCTGGGTGTTTTGATTTATGTTCTAGGTGATACGGTCGCAAGTTTTCCGCTATTGTTAGCCATGGCTTTTAGTTTAATCGTCGCCTTGACCGTGGCGATGACATTGGGCAAGGAAGCGGGGACTTTGCGGGAGTTACTGAATCGCAGTCTTGTTTTAGACTTAAAATATACAGGCTTTTTTGCGCTAGCCTTTAGTCTGTTTGTGATTTGGTTCTTGGTCCCTATCTTTTTACCGCGACTCGGCTTTTTATGGTTTTTCTTTGCGTTCAGTTTGCCCATGTTTATTAGTAGTAAAATTTATAGTTATACGTTGAAGCACTTGACGGACAAAATTCAAGAATAG
- a CDS encoding NAD(P)/FAD-dependent oxidoreductase: MEVAIIGGGIVGSTAAYYLSRAGYAVTLFDEGGGQATKAAAGIICPWFTQRRNKPWYFLVSQGAEFYRQLMADLEADGFETDHLFQVTGALLLRNRAKKLERDLQMAQEKVVESPSIGEVLTVAPEDLQAYFPLLESEFGATYVAGGGRADGAAIIQSLHQAMSRFGGRIVKEKARLVRGDNQTVWVGSRRFEVKGFDKILLSNGAWLPEILEPLGYSVAIQPQKGQLFSVYNRAWEGNQWPVVMPDAAIDIIPTASGQLIIGASHEDDQGYDLTLDEGVLAELKEEAATFLPWIKASAIATTRVGTRAFTPDYGVLVGQVPELTNVWAISGLGSSGLTSGPFLGYEWSQLVMSGKWQINPNDFPINAYITPNNL, translated from the coding sequence GTGGAAGTTGCAATTATTGGTGGGGGAATTGTTGGGTCAACGGCGGCCTATTATTTGAGTCGGGCTGGTTATGCGGTGACTTTGTTTGACGAAGGGGGTGGGCAGGCCACTAAAGCGGCGGCGGGAATTATTTGTCCGTGGTTCACGCAACGGCGCAACAAGCCGTGGTACTTTTTAGTGTCGCAAGGAGCGGAGTTTTACCGTCAACTGATGGCGGACTTGGAGGCGGACGGCTTTGAAACCGACCATTTGTTTCAAGTGACGGGGGCATTATTGTTGCGCAATCGTGCGAAAAAACTGGAACGGGATTTGCAGATGGCGCAGGAGAAGGTGGTTGAATCGCCGTCAATTGGTGAGGTGTTGACGGTGGCGCCGGAAGACTTGCAGGCGTATTTTCCTTTGTTGGAGTCTGAGTTTGGGGCAACTTATGTGGCTGGTGGAGGTCGTGCGGATGGGGCTGCCATTATCCAAAGCTTACATCAAGCGATGAGTCGTTTTGGTGGGCGAATCGTTAAGGAAAAAGCACGGTTGGTGCGGGGCGATAATCAGACCGTTTGGGTAGGCAGTCGTCGTTTTGAGGTGAAAGGTTTCGATAAAATTTTATTATCCAACGGGGCTTGGTTGCCGGAAATTTTAGAGCCGCTGGGCTATTCTGTGGCGATTCAACCGCAAAAAGGACAATTATTTAGTGTGTATAATCGTGCTTGGGAGGGCAATCAATGGCCAGTTGTCATGCCCGATGCAGCGATTGATATCATCCCGACAGCGAGTGGTCAACTGATTATTGGCGCCAGTCATGAAGATGATCAAGGTTATGATTTAACTTTAGATGAAGGTGTTCTCGCCGAATTAAAGGAAGAAGCGGCTACTTTTCTCCCTTGGATTAAGGCATCTGCGATAGCGACCACCCGGGTAGGGACGCGTGCCTTTACGCCTGATTATGGGGTACTGGTTGGGCAAGTGCCCGAGTTGACTAATGTCTGGGCGATTAGTGGCCTTGGCTCCTCCGGTCTAACAAGCGGTCCTTTTCTGGGATATGAATGGAGCCAACTGGTCATGTCAGGAAAATGGCAAATTAATCCGAATGATTTTCCTATCAATGCTTATATAACGCCTAACAACTTATAA
- a CDS encoding glycoside hydrolase family 30 protein gives MTHVNVAITSDESGFFQPLATQTIPKKPSQPIQINTTKTFQRMDGFGASFTDSAAYLIDQVLSASKRDQVMTSLFDAEEGINLTLVRNPMGASDYARTIYSYNDLKAGETDLDQTEFSVMYDEESIIPLSQQALALNPSVKFMASPWSAPAWMKTSASMKGGQLREAFYASYALYFVKYVQAYADHGLPIYAVTPQNEPLYEPLHYPSMLMTAAEQVVFVRDYLKPAFVEAGLATKILGYDHNWDRIDYPIELLDNAYDDFDGIAWHWYGGRAISQSRVAAMFPDKEIHFTEGSGGEWIPAFEPAFSNLLRTGMDILRNGSQSLILWNMALDEKNGPTVPGFGNSTCRGLVTINQSTGTYEFTLDYYGLGHFSKYLQPSAVRVDSQSADGILSVAFINPDASLVAVVFNDTDQEKHCTLEVANAGDTVAFDLNPHAAATLLLNK, from the coding sequence TTGACACACGTAAATGTTGCTATTACTAGCGATGAATCCGGCTTTTTCCAACCGCTCGCTACCCAAACAATACCCAAGAAACCCTCTCAACCCATCCAAATAAATACCACCAAAACCTTCCAACGGATGGATGGCTTTGGTGCATCCTTCACTGACTCAGCTGCTTACTTGATTGATCAAGTATTATCAGCAAGCAAACGGGACCAAGTGATGACAAGTTTATTTGATGCTGAAGAAGGGATTAACTTAACCTTAGTACGCAACCCCATGGGAGCATCGGATTATGCGCGGACGATTTACTCTTATAATGATTTAAAAGCAGGCGAAACCGACCTTGATCAGACTGAATTTTCCGTCATGTATGATGAGGAAAGTATTATTCCTTTGTCGCAACAAGCCTTAGCATTGAATCCTTCCGTGAAATTTATGGCCAGTCCCTGGAGTGCACCTGCTTGGATGAAAACATCTGCTTCCATGAAAGGTGGCCAGTTGCGGGAAGCATTCTATGCATCTTATGCTTTGTATTTTGTTAAATATGTGCAAGCATACGCAGACCATGGGTTACCCATTTACGCCGTGACTCCACAAAACGAACCCTTGTACGAACCCTTGCATTACCCAAGCATGCTGATGACTGCGGCTGAACAAGTGGTTTTCGTACGCGATTATTTAAAACCAGCCTTTGTTGAAGCAGGCTTAGCAACCAAAATCCTAGGTTACGACCACAACTGGGATCGCATCGATTATCCAATTGAATTACTCGATAACGCCTACGACGACTTTGACGGCATTGCTTGGCATTGGTATGGCGGTCGTGCCATCAGTCAATCCCGTGTCGCTGCGATGTTTCCAGACAAAGAAATCCACTTCACCGAAGGTTCCGGTGGCGAATGGATTCCTGCCTTTGAGCCCGCCTTTTCCAACTTGCTGCGGACCGGCATGGACATTTTACGCAACGGCTCCCAGTCGCTCATCTTATGGAACATGGCCTTAGATGAAAAGAATGGCCCCACCGTCCCTGGCTTTGGAAACTCCACTTGCCGCGGTCTGGTCACTATTAACCAAAGCACGGGTACTTACGAATTCACCCTCGACTACTACGGTCTCGGTCATTTCAGTAAATACCTCCAACCCAGCGCCGTTCGCGTTGATAGCCAATCTGCTGACGGCATCCTCAGCGTCGCCTTTATAAATCCCGACGCCAGCCTAGTCGCCGTTGTTTTCAACGACACCGACCAGGAAAAACACTGCACGCTTGAAGTTGCCAATGCCGGCGACACCGTCGCTTTCGACCTTAACCCCCACGCAGCCGCCACCCTCCTCCTCAATAAATAA
- a CDS encoding TIGR02677 family protein: MFSDKITKPIIETAYLNTDNTPRYRVIIRLMYQLYERIQYWVYPQEIFIKMKEDPRFDRYTLEECKRDFQALEGWKNVVAIQDTNQVKTLEEYKNKNFRYQLTEYTVEIERLTIRLENLEIEGSSLEPSLLEKIRQSMQEFASMMEATDEQLYFWWNSLNDQFIRLNQNYQDYIRTLNSAESEDLMKTTEFLVFKDAIVEYLRQFVRSLQHNKGIIEQWMNQIRDDQLENLFDRLVQYELSVPRLAQEPLDEELIRDKAEGRWQSMQRWFTGENSEANRVFDITNETIRKITRTATQISESYGFGVNRKDDYVVLAKMFGECETINDCHVLAAKAFGVKHPIHIRSEKDRQTESVSQSVYAENPIVIKVKSRKRMKAQRTRQSSIESTYEEQQAIIHAMLKQQEEEAKIMAAYMTNRQLKVENLPRITPRVRQIILRWLSKSLENLQTSSSTQLKTNIVTTEFGQKYYVMNTDLSKRVLVECEDGRFEMPAFEFYFLEDVG; encoded by the coding sequence ATGTTTTCAGATAAAATTACAAAACCTATTATTGAAACAGCTTATTTAAATACCGACAACACGCCTAGATATCGTGTAATCATTCGTTTAATGTATCAATTGTATGAACGGATCCAATACTGGGTCTATCCACAGGAGATATTTATTAAAATGAAAGAAGATCCGCGGTTTGACCGTTATACATTGGAGGAATGTAAACGCGATTTTCAGGCGCTGGAAGGTTGGAAGAATGTGGTAGCGATTCAAGATACCAATCAAGTGAAGACGCTAGAAGAATATAAAAACAAAAATTTTCGTTATCAATTGACGGAATATACCGTCGAAATTGAGCGTTTGACAATTCGCCTAGAAAATTTAGAAATAGAAGGATCCTCCTTAGAGCCAAGTTTGTTGGAGAAAATTCGCCAAAGTATGCAAGAGTTTGCGTCCATGATGGAAGCAACGGATGAACAATTGTATTTTTGGTGGAATAGTTTAAATGATCAATTTATTCGTCTGAATCAAAATTATCAAGATTATATTCGAACCTTAAATTCTGCCGAGTCGGAAGATTTGATGAAAACCACCGAATTCTTAGTCTTTAAAGATGCGATTGTTGAGTATTTGCGGCAATTTGTTCGGAGTTTGCAACACAATAAAGGCATCATTGAACAGTGGATGAATCAAATTCGGGATGATCAACTAGAAAATTTATTTGACCGTTTGGTGCAATATGAACTGTCTGTTCCGCGTTTAGCCCAAGAGCCTTTAGATGAAGAACTTATTCGCGATAAGGCCGAGGGACGTTGGCAAAGTATGCAGCGATGGTTTACGGGCGAAAACAGTGAAGCCAATCGAGTGTTTGATATTACCAATGAAACTATTCGGAAAATTACCCGGACGGCGACCCAAATTAGTGAGAGCTATGGTTTTGGTGTGAATCGAAAAGATGATTATGTTGTCTTGGCTAAAATGTTTGGCGAGTGTGAGACCATCAATGATTGTCATGTGCTGGCAGCTAAAGCCTTTGGGGTTAAACACCCGATTCATATTCGTTCAGAAAAAGATCGCCAAACGGAAAGTGTCAGCCAAAGTGTTTATGCAGAAAATCCTATTGTGATTAAAGTAAAATCACGGAAACGCATGAAAGCACAACGTACGCGACAATCCAGTATTGAGTCAACCTATGAGGAACAACAGGCCATTATTCATGCAATGTTAAAACAACAAGAAGAGGAAGCAAAGATTATGGCGGCTTATATGACTAACCGTCAATTGAAGGTTGAAAATTTGCCTAGAATTACTCCTCGAGTAAGGCAAATTATTTTACGCTGGTTATCCAAAAGTTTGGAAAACCTGCAAACAAGTTCTAGCACACAATTAAAAACCAATATTGTAACAACCGAGTTTGGACAAAAGTATTATGTGATGAATACGGATTTATCTAAACGCGTCTTAGTGGAATGCGAGGATGGCCGCTTTGAAATGCCAGCCTTTGAATTTTACTTTTTGGAGGATGTAGGATGA
- a CDS encoding type 2 periplasmic-binding domain-containing protein, with amino-acid sequence MKKSRLMLVLSSAALLLAACGNGGNETASSETTVESTATETTEEVAEGQDVDGRYTLDPETPAWQLDTKEEITELTWYVNADWWNDSWGEDTVTRQMEEDLNVRINFIKGDDTNLNTMFSSGDMADIVTIFDANSQVAQRAATWAYPLDELANQYDPYWHEVAAEDTVNWFQLDDGKTYGYPNYSNTAADYESGLIPSNTNFLIRQDVYEALGEPEFGTYEEFRASMQAISDEFPDLIPFGFNAFGDGTGSLGDVFQDFIGVPLEDEDGGFYNRNLDEEYLRWIETFNQVHQDGNINDDSFADDGTAFEEKVQTGQYATIMASGTAQMSGFLQDWMSFNPEGQYIGIDGPQSSLGNEPTLNQSGISGWMINFISQEAEDPAKAIQIFTYLQSEYGGILTNFGIEGETFQYDAEGAIELLPEVQEVKDNDSERYKTEYRLSEFIFFGHDKYQAYASESTQTPSLIQPREWGLGKLYPHFVLENISPDQGTPEARNLTAIDKQWPTNLVGMIRATSDDVFEQQLAEYQSFLDENGWEAIVQVRSEKMAENRERLGLE; translated from the coding sequence ATGAAAAAGAGTAGATTAATGTTAGTTTTAAGTTCGGCCGCTTTATTACTGGCTGCCTGTGGTAATGGAGGCAATGAAACCGCTAGTAGCGAAACCACCGTCGAATCAACGGCTACTGAAACAACTGAAGAAGTTGCCGAAGGCCAAGATGTTGATGGTCGTTACACATTAGACCCTGAAACACCTGCTTGGCAACTAGACACAAAAGAAGAAATTACGGAATTAACTTGGTATGTAAACGCTGATTGGTGGAATGATTCTTGGGGTGAAGATACCGTTACACGTCAAATGGAAGAAGACTTGAATGTACGCATCAACTTTATTAAAGGGGATGATACTAACTTAAATACCATGTTCTCAAGTGGTGACATGGCGGATATCGTCACTATTTTTGATGCCAACTCACAAGTTGCCCAACGAGCAGCCACTTGGGCTTATCCATTAGATGAATTAGCTAATCAATATGATCCTTATTGGCATGAAGTGGCAGCTGAAGATACTGTTAATTGGTTCCAACTTGATGATGGTAAAACCTATGGTTATCCAAACTATTCAAATACAGCAGCTGATTATGAAAGTGGCTTGATTCCATCCAATACTAACTTCTTAATTCGCCAAGACGTTTACGAAGCCTTAGGTGAACCTGAATTTGGTACTTACGAAGAATTTAGAGCATCAATGCAAGCCATCAGTGATGAATTCCCCGATTTAATCCCTTTTGGTTTTAATGCATTTGGTGATGGGACAGGTTCATTAGGTGATGTCTTCCAAGACTTTATCGGTGTGCCTTTAGAAGATGAAGACGGTGGTTTCTATAACCGTAACCTAGATGAAGAATACTTACGTTGGATCGAAACATTCAACCAAGTACATCAAGACGGCAATATCAACGATGATAGTTTTGCTGATGACGGAACGGCTTTTGAAGAAAAAGTTCAAACGGGCCAATACGCAACCATTATGGCTTCTGGTACGGCACAAATGAGTGGTTTCCTACAAGACTGGATGTCATTTAATCCAGAAGGTCAATACATTGGGATTGATGGACCACAAAGTAGCTTAGGTAACGAACCAACCTTGAACCAAAGTGGCATTTCAGGTTGGATGATTAACTTCATCAGTCAAGAAGCAGAAGATCCAGCTAAAGCCATCCAAATCTTCACTTACTTACAAAGTGAATATGGTGGAATTTTAACTAACTTTGGTATCGAAGGCGAAACCTTCCAATATGATGCTGAAGGTGCCATCGAATTATTACCCGAAGTACAAGAAGTAAAAGATAATGATTCTGAACGTTACAAAACAGAATACCGTTTAAGTGAATTTATTTTCTTTGGGCATGATAAATATCAAGCCTATGCCAGTGAATCGACGCAAACGCCTTCTCTCATCCAACCACGTGAATGGGGCTTAGGTAAATTGTATCCACACTTTGTCTTAGAAAATATCAGTCCTGACCAAGGAACACCTGAAGCACGTAATTTAACAGCTATTGACAAACAATGGCCGACTAACTTAGTTGGGATGATTCGGGCAACGTCCGATGACGTATTTGAACAACAATTAGCTGAATACCAATCATTTTTAGATGAAAATGGCTGGGAGGCCATTGTCCAAGTACGTTCTGAAAAAATGGCTGAAAACCGCGAACGTTTAGGCTTAGAATAA